ACCAGGAGTGACAGGACCTCCATTCCCCTGCTGGGAGGGGAATGGAGGTCCTCGTTTATGCAGCTCTATTTTAGAACAAGTTATTTCCTTCTTGGGTGGTTTTCATGAAGAATCCACTTAAAAATCCTTCCTGGTTGACAAAGGCCGTAGAAATCTAGTGGCTAGAATCTCATCACAATATCCTCCTTGACCAGATCACATCTTGTCCTTAATAATTCCATGACTTAAATTAACTTTAAAATCATCTCAAGTCCTAGCTGTAGCCTACTTGTTTTAATGGCTCTAAGATGCTCTCATCTTACAGCTTGGGAGATGATCTAAAACATGTTTCCCAGCATTCTAATAGGAGTTGAAGAAAATGTGAATAAAAGTTGTAAGGTGAAACATCGGAAACCAAACTTCTTAAGAGAGATGAATTTATTGAAAATCCTTTGAAATCAACATCGGAAGACATACTCAATCAGGCGAGGACACACACTCAAAGAAAGTCATAACTTGAGAGAGTTTTACAAGATCAAGGCAGAGAATGACTTTGTTTGCAAAGGCATAATGGAGATTATGAGCCCCGGCTCTCATATCTGAAACTGTGCTGAGTGGAGGCTACAACTGCCTCGAATACATGTCAGACATTACACTGGAGCGGAGACTGGCTGATGTCTCACTGTCGCCCCTGAGGACACTGTTGATCCAAGGCATGTAGGCAGAGAGCTTCATGTAGACAGCGTATTTCTCCACGGCACAGGCCTTATCGAAGGACAGGATCCCTGCAGCATACACTCTGCCCTCTTTGGGGTCCTGGACTGCCAGGGCACCGCCTGCATCCCCAAAGCACACATTCTCCTGGTACTTGCTGGCTCCAGTACAGAACATGTTGTCGTCTATGGTAGGAGTCCTGCTCAGCACTTGGCCACTGGGGTTGTACTCTGCTTTACAGAAGCCGTGCGATACCACAGGCAACACCAGGTGTTTCAGTGACTCAGCGGGGGTGAAGTGGACCCCCAAGCCCCAGCCTGTGATGATGCCTTTCTTCTGGGCTGCCTCAGCCAGGTCCTCACCCCTCTCAGGCAGAGGGATGGGCATCACATCCTCGCTCAGGGTGAATGGCCGCTTCAGCTGAATCAGAGCCAGGTCGTTGTCCCAGTCTGACACGTTCTGGAAGCCTGGGTGCAGAACCACCTAGAAGGGGGAAGGGAATAATTCATAGGACCTCTTTTTGATGATCTACTGTATTTGTGCTCTGACTACCTGTAAGACTGAGAGAGCCCAGTGATGAGAGCCCAGTGATGAGAGCCCAGTGATGAGAGCCCAGTGATGAGAGCCCAGTGCAGTTCTGCTTGCTGAAAATACTGAATTGTCTGAATATTGTTTGAAAGAGATGGTAATGGGCATACTAGCTCACCTTTTCAACAGCAACTTCTTTGGAAGCATTGGCTTGGGAGCGTCGCGTGATGCCTAGGTACACCTTGGGGATGATTGGTTCTTTCCCCTGGGTGTCCTGCCTACTCTTTCTGACAAACAAGTTCCTGCCAGCGGTCAGGACCCAGCGGTCAGAGATTAGAGCTCCCCCAGCGAAGCCCCCGTTCATGACGTTTTCACTCAGGTAGACCATGGCCTGCCAGGGGACATGAGGGGCCAGGGTGCCCCCAACCATACGCCTGAAGCGCAGGTCTGAGCAAGAAACACAACAACATTATTTGTATACAATCTATACAATCTCTATATATTTAAAACACTCCCATCTCCATCGCACCACCTAGCACATACTGCTGTGCAACTCAAACACAACTGTAAAAGATTATTGCGGAAAAATGAAATGTGCCTCAATACAATTCCAGCCTTAATTTCAGTTTCAGTTTGCTAAAATCAGCACTATTCACTTGAATACACACAGCATTTGGTAATAGCTTTGTGGAACCTTGACCTGACAGAAGCTCAGTAAATTAATTAATCATCTACTATTATCTGAAAAAATAAGTGTTGTCATGACTTGACCCAGACAAGGCTAGCTTTCACAGAATTACCTTGGGGGTCACAATACGCAGAAACCTAAATGAGGATGGAATTAGTGTCGTTTCTCTTCTCAAACATTTTCCTTGAAACGCTTG
The Oncorhynchus nerka isolate Pitt River linkage group LG28, Oner_Uvic_2.0, whole genome shotgun sequence genome window above contains:
- the LOC115113592 gene encoding haptoglobin-like isoform X3, with amino-acid sequence MVGGTLAPHVPWQAMVYLSENVMNGGFAGGALISDRWVLTAGRNLFVRKSRQDTQGKEPIIPKVYLGITRRSQANASKEVAVEKVVLHPGFQNVSDWDNDLALIQLKRPFTLSEDVMPIPLPERGEDLAEAAQKKGIITGWGLGVHFTPAESLKHLVLPVVSHGFCKAEYNPSGQVLSRTPTIDDNMFCTGASKYQENVCFGDAGGALAVQDPKEGRVYAAGILSFDKACAVEKYAVYMKLSAYMPWINSVLRGDSETSASLRSSVMSDMYSRQL
- the LOC115113592 gene encoding haptoglobin-like isoform X1; translation: MWSSLAVLLAASCVCLAQVRIKIKTQESHAFDEISGDSDLRFRRMVGGTLAPHVPWQAMVYLSENVMNGGFAGGALISDRWVLTAGRNLFVRKSRQDTQGKEPIIPKVYLGITRRSQANASKEVAVEKVVLHPGFQNVSDWDNDLALIQLKRPFTLSEDVMPIPLPERGEDLAEAAQKKGIITGWGLGVHFTPAESLKHLVLPVVSHGFCKAEYNPSGQVLSRTPTIDDNMFCTGASKYQENVCFGDAGGALAVQDPKEGRVYAAGILSFDKACAVEKYAVYMKLSAYMPWINSVLRGDSETSASLRSSVMSDMYSRQL
- the LOC115113592 gene encoding haptoglobin-like isoform X2, which codes for MTGIKEKASREERKDRFSVSTSSKLNYLRFRRMVGGTLAPHVPWQAMVYLSENVMNGGFAGGALISDRWVLTAGRNLFVRKSRQDTQGKEPIIPKVYLGITRRSQANASKEVAVEKVVLHPGFQNVSDWDNDLALIQLKRPFTLSEDVMPIPLPERGEDLAEAAQKKGIITGWGLGVHFTPAESLKHLVLPVVSHGFCKAEYNPSGQVLSRTPTIDDNMFCTGASKYQENVCFGDAGGALAVQDPKEGRVYAAGILSFDKACAVEKYAVYMKLSAYMPWINSVLRGDSETSASLRSSVMSDMYSRQL